One Fusarium musae strain F31 chromosome 6, whole genome shotgun sequence DNA segment encodes these proteins:
- a CDS encoding hypothetical protein (EggNog:ENOG41), with protein MMFPNFAAGLVAALSISGVNAGLCRPSSQTSVVVSSGSTTAKTASETSATQTVVGTTTTSVETGSETTTSDAGAETTTSVESGSETTTAETGSETTTVAIVSDTTTTAETSFATTTVLTTSGIDVTTDVTTFITITATDTTTSELATTSAFVPADLFPCEVSQDCEAYVQLCDAVRCGCINRNCEQLTGTTTAEATTTAAVDEETTTTAEATTTAAAEENTTTAVVEEPATTTQAEEAETTVAPLRRRALASAVPEGTHYCDVPKDCEEKIDINGYSCVDFGCTCLENSCVAEMPYP; from the coding sequence ATGATGTTCCCCAACTTCGCTGCCGGCCTTGTTGCCGCTCTTTCTATCTCCGGTGTCAACGCTGGTCTTTGCCGTCCTAGCTCGCAGACCAGCGTGGTGGTTTCGTCTGGTAGCACTACTGCTAAGACTGCGTCTGAGACTTCAGCCACGCAGACTGTTGTTGGTACCACTACCACCAGTGTCGAGACCGGTTCAGAGACGACCACCAGTGATGCTGGTGCTGAGACGACCACGAGCGTTGAGTCTGGATCTGAGACTACTACTGCCGAGACCGGATCTGAGACCACTACCGTTGCGATTGTCTCtgacaccaccaccaccgctgAGACATCCTTTGCCACTACTACTGTACTCACCACCTCTGGTATCGATGTCACCACCGACGTGACCAccttcatcaccatcaccgccaCCGACACAACCACTTCTGAACTCGCCACTACTTCTGCTTTCGTCCCTGCCGACCTTTTCCCCTGCGAAGTCAGCCAGGACTGTGAAGCCTACGTTCAGCTCTGCGATGCTGTCCGCTGCGGCTGTATCAACCGCAACTGCGAGCAACTCACTGGCACCACCACTGCTGAGGCTACCACCACCGCTGCTGTCGATGAGGAAACCACCACTACCGCTGAGGCTACCACTACTGCCGCCGCCGAGGAGAACACTACCACTGCTGTAGTTGAGGAGCCTGCTACAACCACTCAAGCCGAGGAGGCCGAGACTACTGTGGCACCCCTTCGTCGACGCGCTCTCGCTAGCGCTGTCCCCGAGGGCACTCACTACTGCGATGTTCCTAAGGACtgtgaggagaagatcgaCATAAATGGATACAGCTGCGTGGACTTCGGGTGCACTTGTCTCGAGAACTCCTGCGTTGCTGAGATGCCCTACCCCTAA